In Nocardia sp. NBC_00403, the DNA window AACCTCCGCCGCTGCGGCAGCGCGCCCCGACCGCAACCCCGCGCCCGCCGCACTCGCGAACCCTGACCCGAACCCGGTCCACGCCATCGCCGCCACATCCTTGGCTCGCAACTCACCCCCCGTCAACGCCCACGCCGTAAACCCACCTGCTAAACCTCCGGCCAGACCGCCCGCGGCCCCCGCCACCACCGTCCCCACCACATGCCCACCGACCCGCACCACCTTCGACACCGAATTCGCCCTGAAACGACCGCTCACGGCCGCACCGACTTCCACGCCAACCAACCCACCCAGCGCACCCGCCGCGAGCGCAATCCTCACCTTCCCCCTGTCCACCTTCTCCCGATGCCCCTGCCACTTCTGAACTTCCATCGCCCCCCACGTGGTGCCGCCACCGATCGCCGTACCCAGCAACACACCGCGCGACGCCAATATCAGGCGCGGATTCTCGGCGATGAACTTCACCGCCAACTCCAGCACCCGAGCCACATGCTCGAGCCACGCCACCCCCGCCGCCGCCTTCACCGCAGCCCGATCCGCCGCCGCTTTCACCAACCCCACACCGGTCCCCGACGCGGCCGCATCACACATCCACTGCGCCGCAATCACACCCAAAATCCCGTAAATCTGATACAGCTGCAGCTCGACCTCATTGGCTTGCGCATACAACAGCCGCGCCTTGGCATCATTGGACTCACTCTGCGAGCGCGTATCGGCAATCAGCGCACGATATTGCCGCTGGATCCCCTCACCAGCTTTCCCTGCCGCCGCTGCCGCCGACCGATCCAATTGCACCTCGAGCCGCACCACCAACGCCGCGAGCTCCACCGCCGAATCCGCCCATGCATCAGCAGCAAGACGAATCTTGTCCGGAGTCCCGTCCGGTATATGCCCCGCCACCAGCTCGATCATCCAGCCAGGAAACTGCTCCAAAATCTGCGCCACCACTAGCCGCTTGCCCGTCCCCGCGCACACTCCACTACCAGACGATGCAACACCCCTGCCGGCCCACACGCGTCCGCACCACGCAACTCCACCTCAGCGAACGCCCCCACCAACCCCGCACGAGCATCAAAACGACCACCCGAGAAACACCCGCGGCTCAACTGGCCACGCCATGCCCGATAGCCAGCGACAATCCGGGCCAACGTGTCACCCCGATCCCACGAACCATTGATACGCCGATACTCGGTGATCAAGAATCGCTGCGCCGACGCACGCGCCCGCGTACCCGCCGCCGCCTCTAGTATCCGACCGAGGTCGTGGACCATGACCGAATACATCGGACGCTCATCGGATCCAGCAACTATTGACCCAGATTGTGTTGCGGCACTGATTTTTTCGGCAAGATTTGCGGTGTTCTCCACGATGGACTTGTCGAGCACGATCCATGCCGCGGCCATCGCCCCGTCGGTCTCGCCCACGCCCCGATCCCACGCGACGCGCGACACCGCACCGCCACGGAGATCGGTGATTTCGATCCCGCCGAGGTCGAGGAACGGGTACTTTCCGAGGATGTCGTAGAGGGCCGCCGCGATCTCGTCAACCGTGGATTCGGCGATCCCGGAGCTGTCGAATCCGACGATCTGTAGCCCGTGCCGTACGGCGAAGGCCTGCGCGGCCGCCAGCGCCGCAGGGGCGGTGTCGACGCCGGAGGGTTTCGGTGTGGTTGTCGAGCGTTTCGGTTTGCCGGACTTATCATCTCGACCTGATTGAACGGGCTTCACCCCGCCAGGTCGGAGACTGGTGCGGCCTGGCGGGAAGACCCGCCCGGGCGGGACGTCGGCGGATGTATTGCGCGACCACGGCGAGCCTGCCATGTTTCTCTGCCCGGATGTCCCGGCCGGGGACCTCGACCATGGTGTGCCGGTGTACGTTCCTGCGACCGCCGGTGTGCCTGCGGGCTTTCCCGAGGTGGGTGTCGCGGGCGCAGCGGCTGGCGCGGGATCCTGAACGGTCGGCCCCGCGCCGATCCCAGGTACGGGCTGCTCGTCGGGCGCCTCGGAACCATCACCAGGATATCGGCCGGTCGAGGTGGGTTGGACGGCTGAGGTGGGTTGGACGGCTGAGGTGGGTTGGAGGGCTGAGGTCGGTTGGAGGGCTGAGGTCGGTTGGAGGGCTGAGGTCGATTGGAGGGAGGTGCTCGGGTTGTCGCCTGATGGGTACTGCGGCCGCCCGGATCGGGGCACAGTAGCGGAGGTTCCGGCCGGGTTCGACGCCGGTACGGCGGTGCCGGCTCCGGGTTCGGGTTCGGAACCGGTTGGCGACAGTATGGATTGGGGCAGATCCGTGCTGGTCGAACTCGGCTGATCCGACGACACACCGACCGGCGCGACCATGTTGGGATCGGAGCTGATCATGTCCGGATGACTGATCTGAGACCTGATGTCCAGGTCCTGGTTGTCGAAAGCGGCGGCAGCCTCCGCGATACCATTACCCGTCGCGCGCAGATTGTCGACCAAGTTCCGGAAACCGTCCAGACCATCCGTCGCGGCCGGCTCATAGCGATCGCCGAAAATCCGGCCGGGCTCGTCGTTACCCCAGCACCGCCCCTGACTGTCGAGCGAGACTTTCAGCTGCGCCAAATTCTCGTGTGCCGCCTCAGCGATAGCGGTGAGTTCCGGGACCAGCGCCCGCAGCAGGTCGGTATCGACCTGCAAAAACTCACCCATACCGGCAACCTCTTCAGCCCAGCGTCAATGGAACCGAGACACTGATTGTCGCGCAACGGACCATGACTACCGCAGCGCACCATTCTCATCGCCGGGAGTACATGAGGGGCTGGCGTTCGCTGGCACAGCGCCAACGTGTCTCAGCCGCAATCCAACTCAGGCTATCGAAGCCTGGCGCTCGGAGAACCGTTGCTCGAACTCGGGGATGTATATCCCCGGCGGGATGGAGGACGAGGAGTGTTCCAGCACGCCGTCGTCACCGATGTAGAAGATCGCCCTGCCGATCGCCATTTCCCCCTCGGACACCGGCACATACACCATCCAGCCGACGCTGAACCGATGGGCGACCAACTGCGACAACGGATATCCCGTGGTGTCCAGCTTCCGGCCTGTTATGTAGTCACGCACCCGAGAGATCGCTTCTTCGACCAGCATCGGCTCGGCTGCGGTCGGCACCAGCCCGACGGCAGAGTATTGGTAGAGCGCACCATCAATATCGAAGCTCCCGTCGTCGCCGAAGACATCGACCAGCGTTTCGCGAGTCACCAGGTCGCCCTCGGCGGTGGACAGCCACGACGCTATCGCGTCGTTGTCCGGGCCGTCGCCGACCAGGCCGGCGACGATTTCTATCACAGTGTCGCGGGTCCACACGCCCGGCACCGCCGCGGCGCACTGCTCGGCCGGCGGTGACTGCCCGCGATACCAATGTCCGGCCTCCCACCAATAACAGAACGACAGCAACCCAGATGTAGCTCGTGGATTCAACACCGGGTCTGTCACCCAATCCGGTGCGCCCGCATAGAGTTTCGGCATCGACACGCCGCCGTTGTAGACCGCGTCCAGTGTGGGCGCTTCCCACACTCCCCCCGACAACACCGCCCGCCCGGCGGGGAGCACGTGCAGCGTCGACCCGCTGCGGGCGGTGGTCTCGAAGGAACCGATCCATGGCAGCATTCGCGGACCCCGATCCGACTTCGCGGCAACGAATGCCGCGGCGACTGTTGCCCACCGAGCCAACATCACCGGCAACGGCGGAAATTCGTTCTCCGCCAGCACCGCCCACACATGCCCGGCACGATCGGCGCGCGCCTGGGCCGCCGCCTGTTGCGGCGTGCGCACCTGCCGGTCGCCATGACCGATATACGCGGCCAGCCACACCGGCACCTTATCGCGTGGAAAGGCCGCGAGGTCGGCGCGATACGCCTCCGGCCCGAACAGCCGCACCTCTGGGAACGGTTCGTCGCCGTAGTCGTAGTCGATCTGCATCTCACCGGCATTGGCCAACACCACCAGCATTCGCCACCAGGGCCCCACCGCAGACCTCGCCGCGACCGCACGCAACTCCCGGATCACCGCGAGCTCGGTCTCGGTCGGAGTCCTCGATACCGTCTGCTCGCCAACGGAATACACGACATGCCCGAGCTCACCCGCCACCGTGACCGCGAATGTCGCATCCACCCGCCGCCATCCCGTCGGCCCCTGCGTCACCAGTTCATGGACAAGTGGGTGTTCGGCGGTCAGTCTGCCAGGTCCGTCGGTCACACAGCCTCCTCATCTCGGCCAGCCGGCTCATCACCGGAAAACTCCGAGAATCCGGGATATTGCCCAAGTCTTCCGCTCTCAGGGCCCGGAGAACTCCGGGTGTTCCCGTCAGCGGGAAGAGGACAGCGATGTGATCTTTGTCCCGATGACCAACGGTTCGAGATCGAAAGTACACAGGCTCGTCGTCGTGACCGTGTAATCGAATGTGCGGCAACGGTTACTGACGATGCGGATCAGCTGCCCCGGATCTGTGACTCGGCGGCCTCCTCGACGGCCTTCGCGGCATCGAGGTCGAGTACGGCAGCGGCGGTCCGCTCGATAATGCCGAGACTTATCTCGTCAGGCTGGTACTTCGGCTGGATGATGCTGTGGCCCATGGTCGCCAGCCAGATGAAGTACGGATACAACGCTTGCTGGCGGTAGGCCAGCCACGCCGTGTCGAAATCAGGTGCCGGGGCGCCGCAAGCCGCAAGCCGCTCGAGGTAGATGGTCAACAGCTCCCCTTCCCATGCCCGCCGGTCGGTGACAGCGAGGCCGGAGCTGACCACGTAAGCGAAGTCGTACGCCCAGCTTCCACGCAGCACGATCTGCCAGTCGGTGAACCCCATGCGGCCGGTGGCGGTGACGTAAGTGTTGCCGATATGGCTGTCACCATGCAGGAAGGTCTGCGGGCCCGTGCTGGCGATCTCCAGCGATTGCGCCAGCGCCCGGTACAGCCGGTCATGTTGGGCTGGAAGCTCTTCAGGTAGGACCGTGGCCGCCCGCCGAGCCCCGACCTTGGCCCGTTTGGATATGCCGATCAACCGGTCGAGATTGGCGAAGTGCGCCCTCGGGGCCTTCAACCATCGATGCTGCCTGAGCTCGTGGTCGTCCCAGTAGCGGGCGTGCCAGGTCGCCATGGTCTGCAGCAGATCCTCGATCTGTGCTCGGCCGATCGGTGTCTGTGGCGTGCAGAAGCTTGCGCCCTTGGTGCTGACGATGTCCTCGAGCAACGAAATCGACCGCCCCGACCGGTCGTCGACCGCACTGTGATAACCGCGCGGCGCCTCGATGTCGAGCTCGGGTCGCAGATGTTTGAAGAATCCCGGCTCACCGCCGAGTACTCCGGCCAAGTCCAGGGTGAGCCGCTGTTTGAAGTCTGCGGTCGTCTTCGCGAACAGGGTTTCCGGCAGACCTGCGACCCGGCCGGCCTCGTTGTAGGTGACGCTCAGTTTCCAACGGGTCGAGGTGCCGCTGCTCGCGGTCTCGGTGTCGAACGTTTCGACGGCCGCGCCGGGGTGGCGGTCGCACAGCACGGCAGTCAGCCAATCGGCGGTCACTTCCCGGCCGGTGACCGGCACGTCGGCCGCAGTAGTGGCCCGCGGGCGGGCGACCGCTTCCCTGGCGATATGACCACCGATGCGCGTGATTCCGCGCACTACCTCCAGTGCGGGGTGCCGGGTTGGTGCCTCGGACTCCAACGGGTCCTCCTCTGCTCGGCGGGAATGCGTTGTGCCCGATCTATTTCGAGTATCGGGCTGCCGTAATCCGGACCCTAAGGCAAGCGCTCGCGAGGAACATCCGTCATTCCGGACAGGAATATCCGCATCGGTGCGCGGCGAATACCGCGTTGTCGCGGGCGGTGCGCCCCGGCCATGGGCCCTGCTTCTCCTCGCAGACGCCTAATATCCCCGTTTGTGCAAGAGTCCCTCACCTCGGTGTTCGTTGGTCGCGATGCCGAGATGGCGCGTGTGGTGTCGCTCGGACGACGCGCCGCCGCGGGGCAGGGGGCGGCGATACTCGTCGAAGGTGATCCCGGCATCGGCAAGACAGCACTGCTCGATGCGGCCGAAACCCGATGCACAGCCGACGGTATGCGCGTCCGCAGGGGAGCCGCGAAGGAACTGCAGCAGGGTGTGCCGTTCGCGGCGGCCTGCTCGTGGCTGGACATCGATCGCATCGCGCCCGATACGGAGTCGGACACGGTTCGTGCGCTGTTGCGTAGCGGGGACAGAGCCGGTGACGGTGCGGCAACGCACGAGTTCGCGATCACCGAGGCGATCCTCGATCTGGTCGATACCTGGTGTACCGCCGGCCCGGTCGCGTTGATCATCGATGATGTCCACTGGGCGGATCGGCAGAGCCTGTCGGTGCTGCACCGGCTCTGCACCGTCCTGGACGATCTGCCGCTGTTGCTGATACTCGCGGCCCGTCCGCTGCCGCGGGACAAGGTGTTTGCCGCGCTGTCGGCCGATCTCGTCGAACGCCGCGCCCCGACGATTCGTCTCGGACCCTTGCTCAACTCGGCTGCGGCGGAACTGGTGCGGCACATGGTCGGGGCCGTCCCCGGCTCGGGATTGATGCGTCAGGTGATCGGCGCCGGCGGCAATCCGCTCTACATCACGGAATTGGTGGCCGCCCTGTTGCGCGACGAGGCGATCACGTTGGTCGCCGACGTTGCCGACCGGACGCGGCCGGCCGCCGACGAGCGGCTGCCTGCCTCACTGGCGGAGGCGATCTCGCAGCGGCTGGAACTGCTGTCCCGTCCGGCGCGGCACATGCTGCCGATGGCTGCCGCACTGGGCTCGATCGTCAATGTCGCGGAACTCGCGGCGGTCCTGAGCAGCTCGATTCTGGATGTCTGGAGCGCTGTCACCGAGGCGATGGATGGCGGGCTTCTTACCCGTGCCGACTCCGAACTGGTGTTTCGGCACGACCTGATCCGAAAGGTGCTGGCCGAACAATTGCCTGCCTCGCTGCGGTCGGATTTGCTCCGCCGGGCCGGTCAGGTTCTACAGGCGACCGATGCGCCGATCGAGCGAGTTGCGTACTACCTCTCGGCCGGCGACCACGAACTGGACACGACCAGTCTCGATTGGCTCGTGGCCGTGGCCGACAAGCTGATCGTGCGAGCACCCGAGATAGCGGTGAAGCTGTTGCGTCGCGCAGCGAACGTCCCGGACCTCGACGGCGGCATGCGCTCGGTGCTGATCGGCTTGCAGGCCCAAGCGTTGCTCTGGAACGGCTCCGCCATCGAGGCCGAGTCCGTTTTGCGCGCGGCGCTGCTCACTCGACCGGAAAACGGCGACGACGTCGGGCTTCGTTGGCGGCTCGCTCAGGCCTGCCACGCGCAGGGCCGGTTGGCCGATGCTGTCGATGTTGCCGAAACAGCACTGTCCACAGCGAGTCTCGGAGCCGAGGAGGCGGGCCGCTTCCACGGCCTGTGTGGACTGGACAATTTCTTTTTGGGGCGGTTCGATGCGGCCGCGGCGGTCGGCCGACAGGCGCTCGAACTGGGTGAGACCACTGACAATCCGATCGCCACCGGATATGGCCTCATGACGTTGGGGGCCGTGCGCTATACCCAGGGCTATCTCGGTGCGGCGCTGGACCTGAGCAGCCGGATCATTGCCATATTCGAGAACGGCACCGGATCGGACCAGTTCGATCCGTATGTGCTGTATGCACACTGCTTGATCGAGCTCGATCGCCTCGCCGACGCCGAAGAGACCCTGAAGACGGCCATCGGTCACAACCGGAGGATGCACGGTGTGTATCTGGCCCCGAACCTGGTTGCGAAGGCGCGGCTGTATTTGTTGGACGGTCGCTGGGATGATGCAGTGGCCGAATGCACCTCCGGCATGGAAGCGCCCGACGTCTTCGGTTATGCGCCGGTCGCACACGCCTTGGCGGCGCTGATCGGAATCCACCGCGGCACATTTCTACCGGACCCGGACACCGTTCCCGCACCGGACGGCCAGCTGGGCAGCAGCGGTTATGCACAGCTCCATCCCTGGGTCAACGCTCTGATCCACGAGACGCGCGGCAACCCGGACCTGGCGTTGAAACTACTCGTCGATGCCCAACAACGACTGGTCGACGGTTTGACCGCGCCCACGCTCTACTACATCTTTCCCGACATCGCCCGGCTGGCCGCGGACGTCGGTGACGACGACGCGGCTCGGTCGGTGGTGGCCAGCGCCGAAGCGCTGGTGGTGCGTGAGCCGACCGCGGCCAGAAACGGTACCGCTCTGCTGTGCCGCGGACTCGCCGAGCGCGATCCCGCGGCTCTCGTCGCGGCTGCACGCGCTTTCAGGGAGGCCGGACGGCCGCTCTACGAAGCACAGGCTTTCGAGAATGCTGCCGTTGTGCTCGCCGCTGCCGGTCGCGGCGCTGAGGCCCGCACCGCACTGGACGCCGCTGTGGAGCTCTACACCCGCCTTGGAGCTTCCTGGGATACCGCCCGCGCGGTGGCGCGCGTGCGGCCCTATGGAATTCGCCGTGGTGTCCGCGGTCCGCGCAACCGCCCCAAGTCAGGCTGGGCGGCCCTGACCGATACTGAACGAAAGGTCGCGGGCTTGGTTGCGGAGGGGTTTTCGAACTCCGACATCGCGG includes these proteins:
- a CDS encoding phosphotransferase translates to MESEAPTRHPALEVVRGITRIGGHIAREAVARPRATTAADVPVTGREVTADWLTAVLCDRHPGAAVETFDTETASSGTSTRWKLSVTYNEAGRVAGLPETLFAKTTADFKQRLTLDLAGVLGGEPGFFKHLRPELDIEAPRGYHSAVDDRSGRSISLLEDIVSTKGASFCTPQTPIGRAQIEDLLQTMATWHARYWDDHELRQHRWLKAPRAHFANLDRLIGISKRAKVGARRAATVLPEELPAQHDRLYRALAQSLEIASTGPQTFLHGDSHIGNTYVTATGRMGFTDWQIVLRGSWAYDFAYVVSSGLAVTDRRAWEGELLTIYLERLAACGAPAPDFDTAWLAYRQQALYPYFIWLATMGHSIIQPKYQPDEISLGIIERTAAAVLDLDAAKAVEEAAESQIRGS
- a CDS encoding ATP-binding protein is translated as MQESLTSVFVGRDAEMARVVSLGRRAAAGQGAAILVEGDPGIGKTALLDAAETRCTADGMRVRRGAAKELQQGVPFAAACSWLDIDRIAPDTESDTVRALLRSGDRAGDGAATHEFAITEAILDLVDTWCTAGPVALIIDDVHWADRQSLSVLHRLCTVLDDLPLLLILAARPLPRDKVFAALSADLVERRAPTIRLGPLLNSAAAELVRHMVGAVPGSGLMRQVIGAGGNPLYITELVAALLRDEAITLVADVADRTRPAADERLPASLAEAISQRLELLSRPARHMLPMAAALGSIVNVAELAAVLSSSILDVWSAVTEAMDGGLLTRADSELVFRHDLIRKVLAEQLPASLRSDLLRRAGQVLQATDAPIERVAYYLSAGDHELDTTSLDWLVAVADKLIVRAPEIAVKLLRRAANVPDLDGGMRSVLIGLQAQALLWNGSAIEAESVLRAALLTRPENGDDVGLRWRLAQACHAQGRLADAVDVAETALSTASLGAEEAGRFHGLCGLDNFFLGRFDAAAAVGRQALELGETTDNPIATGYGLMTLGAVRYTQGYLGAALDLSSRIIAIFENGTGSDQFDPYVLYAHCLIELDRLADAEETLKTAIGHNRRMHGVYLAPNLVAKARLYLLDGRWDDAVAECTSGMEAPDVFGYAPVAHALAALIGIHRGTFLPDPDTVPAPDGQLGSSGYAQLHPWVNALIHETRGNPDLALKLLVDAQQRLVDGLTAPTLYYIFPDIARLAADVGDDDAARSVVASAEALVVREPTAARNGTALLCRGLAERDPAALVAAARAFREAGRPLYEAQAFENAAVVLAAAGRGAEARTALDAAVELYTRLGASWDTARAVARVRPYGIRRGVRGPRNRPKSGWAALTDTERKVAGLVAEGFSNSDIAAQMFLSRRTIQSHVSNTLAKLGLRSRREIAAVMSGN